In Burkholderiales bacterium, a single genomic region encodes these proteins:
- a CDS encoding ABC transporter substrate-binding protein, translating to MLTRRGFLISLSFAAAAGTQLVFAQQARREAARIGLLEPASAASFGRWRRALVSGLEEQGWSEGRNFTIESRWAEGKYERLPQLAAELVQAKVDVIVAASGPGIRAAQKATATIPIVMVRTADPVSAGFVASLARPGRNITGLSNVHVDASSKYVELLRTVIPKLNRVGVLMNPGHPNHPAFLRAAEAAAKAHGVMVAPAQADTAGAFEAAFAAMVKDGAHALITLPDPFFFAHARRIAEMATQRGLPSMFWAREAVEVGGLMAYGQDNAEHYYRAAVYIDKILKGTPPAELPVEQPTKFETVVNLATAKALRVRVPDELLLRADEVIR from the coding sequence ATGCTTACTCGTCGCGGATTTCTGATTTCGCTCTCCTTCGCAGCGGCGGCCGGGACGCAGCTCGTGTTCGCCCAGCAAGCACGCCGGGAAGCCGCACGAATCGGCCTGCTCGAGCCCGCATCGGCTGCGAGCTTCGGGCGCTGGCGGCGGGCGCTCGTATCCGGACTGGAGGAGCAGGGATGGAGCGAGGGACGCAACTTCACGATCGAGTCACGATGGGCGGAGGGGAAGTACGAGCGGCTCCCGCAGCTCGCGGCAGAGCTCGTCCAGGCCAAAGTCGACGTCATTGTCGCGGCCTCGGGCCCCGGAATCCGGGCCGCGCAGAAGGCCACGGCAACCATTCCCATCGTGATGGTTCGCACCGCCGATCCGGTCTCTGCGGGCTTCGTGGCAAGCCTCGCTCGGCCAGGCCGCAACATCACGGGCTTGTCGAACGTGCATGTGGACGCGAGCAGCAAATATGTGGAGCTTCTGCGCACGGTGATACCTAAGCTCAACCGGGTCGGCGTGCTCATGAATCCCGGCCATCCTAATCATCCTGCTTTCCTGAGGGCGGCGGAAGCGGCTGCGAAAGCGCATGGCGTCATGGTCGCACCTGCACAGGCGGACACGGCCGGCGCTTTCGAAGCCGCTTTCGCAGCGATGGTCAAAGATGGCGCCCACGCGCTGATCACGCTACCGGACCCGTTCTTCTTCGCGCACGCGCGGCGCATCGCCGAGATGGCGACGCAGCGCGGATTGCCGTCGATGTTCTGGGCGCGCGAGGCGGTCGAGGTCGGCGGACTGATGGCTTACGGGCAGGACAATGCCGAGCATTACTATCGCGCGGCCGTTTACATCGACAAGATACTGAAGGGCACCCCGCCCGCGGAGTTGCCCGTCGAACAACCCACCAAGTTCGAGACGGTCGTCAATCTTGCGACCGCCAAAGCGCTCCGCGTGCGCGTCCCGGATGAGCTGCTGCTGCGAGCCGACGAGGTGATTCGTTGA
- a CDS encoding cupin domain-containing protein codes for MLAEKKLARLPTGPLFWRIDNFRTLAEAQAAAGPTALIAEAVGKIWLFTLGPTGHAPSGGSKVAEIGPVPVATGTQYHLQVREANNIPGFRSPVHTHPGSEAFYVLSGELALKSSRGVERVTGGQSLPGPHAGNAMQAANEGSTNLHMFVMFMLDADKPFSSPATFD; via the coding sequence TTGCTGGCGGAAAAGAAGCTGGCGAGGCTGCCGACGGGCCCGCTTTTCTGGCGCATCGACAACTTCCGCACGCTCGCAGAGGCGCAGGCAGCGGCGGGCCCCACGGCCTTGATCGCCGAGGCGGTGGGCAAGATATGGCTCTTCACGTTGGGCCCCACGGGACATGCCCCGTCTGGCGGCAGCAAAGTAGCCGAGATCGGCCCTGTCCCGGTTGCGACCGGGACCCAATATCACCTGCAGGTGCGCGAAGCGAACAATATCCCGGGATTCCGCTCACCTGTGCACACGCACCCTGGATCTGAAGCGTTCTACGTGCTCTCCGGCGAACTTGCGCTGAAGAGCAGTCGAGGTGTCGAGCGCGTGACTGGCGGTCAGTCTCTGCCGGGTCCTCACGCCGGCAATGCGATGCAAGCAGCGAATGAGGGCTCGACCAATCTCCACATGTTCGTCATGTTCATGCTGGACGCCGATAAGCCATTCTCGTCGCCGGCCACCTTCGACTGA
- a CDS encoding response regulator has product MVQKILVVDDQPMNVTLLADVLEVKGYSVATASSGPEALSLIEADAPDLVLLDVMMPEMTGYEVCERLRAAPATALLPIVMVTALDAKEERIKGLEAGADDFLSKPVNQQELLARVRSLLRIKSLHDEVQAQKVELAESLARIESLYAEVQAQKAELAEWNRTLEERVAEGVAELERLSRMKRFFSPQVAELIISGDTRDPLKSHRTEITVLFIDLRGYTSFTESAEPEDVMDVLREYHAEMGRLIMKHHGTVERFAGDAIMIFFNDPIPLENPAEHAIRLALDMHEAFEKCAITWRKRGFDLHIGIGIAQGYATIGAIGFEGRLDYGAIGGVSNVAARLCSEAKGGQTLVQQRVLGRVEDLVEAESVGELALKGINRPITAYNVLRLRA; this is encoded by the coding sequence TTGGTACAGAAGATCCTCGTCGTCGACGACCAGCCGATGAACGTGACGCTGCTCGCCGACGTGCTGGAAGTGAAAGGCTACAGCGTTGCCACCGCCAGTTCCGGCCCGGAAGCGCTGTCGCTGATCGAGGCCGACGCACCGGATCTCGTGCTCCTCGACGTGATGATGCCCGAGATGACCGGCTATGAAGTCTGCGAGCGGCTGCGTGCCGCCCCCGCGACGGCGCTGCTTCCCATCGTCATGGTGACGGCGCTCGACGCCAAAGAGGAGCGTATCAAGGGCCTGGAGGCGGGCGCGGACGATTTTCTCAGCAAGCCGGTCAATCAGCAGGAGCTGCTCGCACGGGTGCGCTCGCTGCTGCGCATCAAATCCTTGCACGACGAGGTCCAGGCGCAGAAGGTCGAGCTTGCGGAATCGCTCGCGCGCATCGAATCGCTCTACGCCGAAGTGCAGGCGCAGAAGGCGGAGCTCGCGGAGTGGAATCGCACGCTGGAGGAGCGGGTCGCGGAGGGCGTGGCGGAGCTCGAGCGCCTGTCGCGCATGAAACGGTTCTTCTCCCCTCAGGTGGCGGAACTCATCATCTCGGGAGATACGCGCGATCCGCTGAAGAGCCATCGCACCGAGATCACCGTCCTGTTCATCGATCTGCGCGGTTACACCTCGTTCACCGAAAGCGCGGAGCCCGAAGACGTCATGGACGTGCTGAGGGAATATCATGCCGAGATGGGGCGTCTCATCATGAAGCACCATGGCACCGTCGAGCGCTTTGCAGGCGACGCGATCATGATCTTCTTCAATGATCCGATCCCGCTCGAGAATCCGGCGGAACATGCTATACGCCTCGCACTCGACATGCACGAAGCCTTCGAAAAGTGCGCGATCACATGGCGCAAGCGCGGCTTCGACCTTCACATCGGGATCGGCATCGCTCAAGGCTATGCGACGATCGGCGCGATAGGCTTCGAGGGGCGTCTGGACTACGGTGCGATCGGCGGCGTTTCGAACGTCGCCGCGCGCCTGTGCTCGGAAGCGAAGGGCGGGCAGACGCTCGTCCAGCAGCGCGTGCTCGGCCGCGTGGAAGACCTCGTCGAAGCCGAATCGGTCGGCGAGCTCGCACTGAAGGGCATCAATCGGCCGATCACGGCTTACAACGTGCTGCGGCTGCGTGCCTGA
- a CDS encoding response regulator, producing MSVILIVEDNENNMMLVRDVLQFKGYETLEATTGAEGVRLAIERKPDLVLMDIQLPDIDGLTALARIREEPALKDVPVLAVSASVMPDDQQRIAASGFNAFITKPINVKSFVATVEGFLPAGKD from the coding sequence GTGAGCGTCATCCTGATCGTCGAGGATAATGAGAACAACATGATGCTGGTGCGCGACGTGCTCCAGTTCAAGGGCTATGAGACTCTCGAAGCGACGACCGGGGCCGAGGGGGTGCGACTCGCGATCGAGCGCAAGCCCGATCTGGTATTGATGGACATACAGCTTCCGGACATCGACGGCCTCACAGCGCTCGCGCGGATTCGCGAAGAGCCGGCGCTCAAGGACGTGCCGGTGCTGGCGGTGTCGGCCTCCGTGATGCCCGACGACCAGCAGCGCATCGCTGCGTCCGGCTTCAACGCGTTCATTACGAAGCCCATCAACGTGAAAAGCTTCGTCGCAACCGTCGAGGGCTTCTTGCCCGCTGGCAAGGATTGA
- a CDS encoding ATP-binding protein produces MYFVAVVSAALIASALVQLYFTYQENKDALLNLQREKAAAAATRIETYVQEIERQLDWMRLPQVGPQTPEQRRIEYLKLLRVAPAITDVMLLDAAGREQLRVSRLSMDVSGGEADYSKDPKFTEARSGKTYFGPVYFRKETEPYMTIAVASMGNEANVTVAEVNLKFIWDVISRIRIGKGGLAYVVDSRGRLVAHPDISFVLQKRDLSHLPQVEAALHSRGEDTQTISIAPGPQGSQVLTAHAPIASLGWHVLVEQPLSEAFAPLYAALQRTGFLLLAGLISAFLLSLYVARRMVKPIEIIQGGAAQLATGKLDQRIEVSTGDELQALAGQFNDMAAQLRESYADLERKVEERTRELSDSQKQLEVANRHKSEFLAGMSHELRTPLNAIIGFSEVLSEQMFGDVNAKQAQYLRNIHSSGTHLLSLINDILDLSKIEAGKMELELSRFDLRAALESAIALIRERAMKNNVQLALECADGVGEWVADERKFKQIMLNLLSNAVKFTPQGGRITVRAARHEDQVEIAVSDTGIGIKPEDQELVFQEFRQATGSYLKKTEGTGLGLALTRRFVELHGGMLTLHSEVGKGSTFVFTLPQKELQPVSAELQS; encoded by the coding sequence GTGTACTTCGTCGCCGTCGTCAGCGCCGCGCTCATCGCCAGCGCACTCGTACAGCTCTACTTCACCTACCAGGAAAACAAGGACGCGCTGCTCAATCTGCAGCGGGAGAAAGCCGCAGCGGCGGCGACTCGCATCGAGACGTACGTGCAGGAGATAGAGCGCCAGCTCGATTGGATGCGTCTGCCTCAGGTGGGGCCCCAGACGCCCGAGCAGCGCCGCATCGAATACCTGAAGCTCCTGCGCGTCGCACCCGCGATCACGGACGTGATGCTCCTCGACGCCGCGGGCCGGGAACAATTGCGGGTCTCTCGCCTGAGCATGGATGTGAGCGGCGGAGAAGCCGACTATTCGAAGGACCCGAAGTTCACGGAGGCCCGCAGCGGCAAGACGTATTTCGGCCCGGTGTACTTCCGCAAGGAGACCGAGCCCTACATGACCATCGCGGTGGCGAGCATGGGCAACGAGGCCAACGTGACGGTCGCCGAGGTGAACCTCAAGTTCATCTGGGACGTGATCTCACGCATCCGGATCGGCAAAGGGGGCCTTGCCTACGTCGTGGATTCGCGCGGTCGACTGGTGGCCCATCCCGATATCAGCTTTGTCCTGCAGAAGCGCGACCTTTCGCATCTGCCCCAGGTCGAGGCCGCGCTCCACAGTAGAGGCGAGGACACCCAGACTATTTCGATCGCTCCGGGCCCGCAAGGCTCGCAAGTACTGACGGCGCACGCGCCCATCGCTTCGCTGGGCTGGCACGTGCTCGTCGAGCAGCCGCTTAGCGAAGCATTCGCGCCGCTGTATGCGGCATTGCAGCGGACAGGTTTTCTTCTACTCGCCGGTCTTATTTCGGCGTTCCTGCTGAGTCTGTATGTCGCGAGGCGCATGGTCAAGCCGATCGAGATCATTCAAGGCGGCGCGGCGCAGCTCGCGACGGGCAAGCTCGACCAGCGCATCGAGGTGAGCACCGGAGACGAGCTCCAGGCGCTCGCCGGGCAGTTCAACGACATGGCGGCGCAACTGCGGGAGTCGTATGCAGACCTCGAGCGCAAAGTCGAAGAGCGCACGCGGGAGCTTTCTGACTCGCAGAAGCAGCTCGAAGTCGCCAACCGACACAAGTCCGAGTTCCTCGCCGGCATGTCGCACGAGCTGCGGACCCCCCTGAACGCGATCATCGGATTCTCCGAAGTGCTGTCCGAGCAGATGTTCGGTGACGTCAACGCGAAGCAGGCGCAGTACTTGAGGAACATACACAGCTCCGGCACGCACCTGCTCTCGCTCATCAACGACATCCTCGACCTCTCGAAAATCGAGGCGGGGAAGATGGAGCTCGAGCTTTCGCGATTTGACCTTCGCGCAGCGCTGGAAAGCGCGATCGCGCTCATCCGCGAGCGTGCGATGAAGAACAACGTCCAGCTCGCGCTCGAATGCGCCGACGGCGTCGGCGAGTGGGTCGCGGACGAGCGCAAATTCAAGCAAATCATGCTGAACCTGCTTTCCAATGCGGTTAAGTTCACGCCGCAAGGCGGCAGGATCACCGTGCGCGCGGCGCGCCACGAGGACCAGGTCGAGATCGCCGTCAGCGATACCGGCATCGGCATCAAGCCCGAGGACCAGGAGCTCGTCTTCCAGGAATTCCGCCAGGCAACCGGCAGTTATCTGAAGAAAACCGAAGGGACGGGCCTCGGCCTCGCCCTGACTCGCCGCTTCGTCGAGCTTCATGGCGGCATGCTCACGCTGCACAGCGAGGTGGGCAAGGGATCCACGTTTGTTTTTACGCTCCCGCAGAAGGAGCTGCAGCCCGTTTCCGCGGAGCTGCAATCATGA
- a CDS encoding ABC transporter substrate-binding protein: MNRRHFVSLGAALAAFPLVSSAQQRVLKIGFITIASIAEAYLTPFRTALRDRGYIEGKTVQVEVRTPARAPELAQAAAELVNAHVDVIVSVLTVATNAARKATTSIPIVFLGVGDPVGTGVVASMNRPGANVTGIGDSSAEANAKTLELLSEALPAAKRVQVITDPRDPYAKTFMDHLREVGKRRSLDVQPLAITTPDALDSAVADLSRQKPDVVIIQGSFPSRTAALLLERGIPSGGTPESFANAGSLLCFAIDVPDICRQGVDYVQRIARGAKPADLPVQVPKRHVVLNLKTARALGIAIPQALLVRADRLIE; encoded by the coding sequence ATGAACCGCCGCCACTTCGTATCGCTCGGCGCGGCGCTCGCTGCGTTTCCCCTCGTTTCGTCCGCGCAGCAGCGCGTGTTGAAGATCGGCTTCATCACGATTGCGAGCATCGCCGAGGCCTACCTGACACCGTTTCGCACGGCGCTTCGCGACAGAGGCTATATAGAAGGCAAGACGGTGCAGGTCGAGGTGCGCACCCCCGCGCGCGCACCGGAGCTCGCACAGGCCGCTGCCGAGCTCGTCAACGCGCACGTCGACGTCATCGTCAGCGTGCTCACCGTCGCGACGAATGCGGCGAGGAAGGCCACGACATCGATACCGATCGTGTTTCTCGGCGTGGGCGATCCCGTCGGTACCGGCGTCGTCGCTTCCATGAACCGCCCCGGCGCGAACGTCACCGGCATCGGCGACAGCTCCGCCGAAGCGAACGCGAAGACGCTCGAGCTCCTCTCCGAAGCGCTGCCTGCGGCGAAGCGCGTCCAGGTCATCACCGATCCTCGCGACCCGTACGCGAAAACCTTCATGGATCATCTGCGCGAAGTCGGCAAACGTCGGTCGCTGGACGTACAGCCTCTCGCCATCACGACCCCGGATGCGCTCGATTCGGCCGTAGCCGACTTGAGCCGCCAGAAGCCCGATGTGGTGATCATCCAGGGGAGCTTTCCGAGCCGAACGGCCGCGCTGCTGCTCGAACGCGGCATACCGTCCGGCGGTACGCCGGAATCGTTCGCTAACGCCGGAAGCCTCCTCTGCTTCGCCATCGACGTTCCGGACATCTGCCGCCAGGGCGTGGATTACGTGCAGCGCATCGCGCGCGGCGCGAAGCCCGCGGACCTTCCGGTGCAGGTGCCGAAGCGCCATGTCGTGCTCAACCTCAAGACTGCGCGCGCACTCGGCATCGCAATTCCGCAGGCGCTGCTCGTGCGCGCCGATCGGCTGATCGAATGA
- a CDS encoding ABC transporter substrate-binding protein — MNRRDFVVLAAAAVAFPARAQQTRMRHVGVLTHLPNPEPIWGYFREGLRDLGYVENRNIRLEYRSANGSVSRLPELAAELLRTNVELIVGIQTPSVEAASRATKHVPIVMLAAADPVAAGFVKTLSHPGGNITGVTTATAELAGKSVQIMRELVPSVKRITVLLNMADPFNKPFSEQVELSAKVLGIRLTTIRTRAEELPAAVAAIAKDRPDALVIQPSLPTTAAAFAMNERIPAAASSTLFADSGVLFSYSANAADFSRKAATYVDRILRGAKPADLPVEQPTKFDFIVSQKAARSLGITLPQSVVLRADKVIE; from the coding sequence ATGAATCGTCGAGATTTCGTAGTGCTGGCCGCGGCGGCGGTGGCGTTCCCCGCGCGCGCCCAACAGACGCGGATGCGCCACGTCGGCGTGCTCACGCACCTTCCCAATCCCGAACCGATCTGGGGCTACTTCAGGGAGGGATTGCGCGATCTCGGATACGTCGAGAACAGGAACATCAGACTCGAGTACCGCTCCGCCAACGGCAGTGTGAGCCGGCTTCCTGAGCTTGCGGCCGAGTTGCTGCGAACAAACGTGGAGCTGATCGTCGGTATCCAGACGCCGTCCGTCGAAGCGGCGAGCCGGGCGACGAAGCACGTCCCGATCGTGATGCTGGCCGCCGCCGATCCGGTCGCCGCGGGGTTCGTAAAGACGCTGTCGCATCCCGGCGGCAACATTACTGGCGTCACCACGGCGACCGCGGAGCTCGCTGGAAAATCCGTGCAGATCATGCGCGAGCTCGTGCCGTCGGTGAAACGAATCACGGTGCTGCTCAACATGGCCGACCCCTTCAACAAGCCGTTCTCCGAACAGGTCGAGTTATCGGCGAAAGTTCTGGGAATAAGGCTGACCACGATAAGGACGCGAGCTGAGGAGCTGCCTGCCGCCGTCGCGGCCATCGCTAAGGATCGGCCGGATGCGCTGGTCATCCAGCCAAGCCTGCCAACGACGGCGGCGGCGTTCGCAATGAACGAGCGCATTCCGGCCGCCGCTTCGTCGACCTTGTTTGCGGACAGCGGCGTGCTCTTCAGCTACAGCGCGAACGCCGCGGATTTCTCGCGCAAGGCCGCGACTTACGTCGACCGCATCCTGAGAGGTGCCAAGCCTGCAGACCTACCGGTCGAGCAACCGACGAAGTTCGACTTCATCGTCAGCCAGAAAGCCGCCCGTTCACTCGGCATTACCCTGCCGCAGTCGGTCGTGTTGCGGGCCGATAAGGTGATCGAATGA
- a CDS encoding ABC transporter substrate-binding protein produces MNRRRFSSAIAALGVWSQFGLSQAQQALPIVGILSGTNRDPRLIDAVQEGLKEAGFTDGRNVAIEFRGAEGHFDRLPALAADLVQRRVSVIVAMQSANAPRAAKAAANAVPVVFCIGGDPVALGLVQSLSRPEGHVTGTTFLVNSLAGKRLELLREMLPSAATVGVLVNPKNPAAESELKDIHAAAAALRVKVAVRNAGSEREIDEAFAAFAQQRVNAVTFAADAVFNARRKQVIALAAQHRLVTMYFYRAFTDDGGLISYGGHDTDSYRMAGVYAGRILKGERPGNLPVQQSTKVELVINMKTAKAAGVQIPPSLIARADALID; encoded by the coding sequence TTGAACCGCAGGCGCTTCAGTTCAGCCATCGCCGCTCTGGGTGTATGGAGCCAGTTCGGACTGTCACAGGCCCAACAGGCGCTGCCGATCGTTGGGATCCTGAGTGGCACGAACCGCGACCCACGGCTCATCGACGCGGTGCAGGAAGGTTTGAAAGAAGCGGGATTCACCGACGGCCGCAACGTGGCGATCGAGTTCCGCGGCGCAGAAGGACACTTCGACCGGCTGCCGGCGCTGGCAGCCGATCTCGTGCAGCGGCGTGTCTCGGTCATCGTGGCGATGCAAAGCGCGAATGCGCCGCGCGCTGCGAAGGCGGCTGCGAACGCGGTCCCGGTTGTGTTCTGTATCGGCGGCGACCCGGTTGCGCTGGGACTGGTGCAAAGTCTTAGCCGCCCTGAAGGTCACGTCACCGGGACGACGTTCCTCGTGAACTCGCTCGCGGGCAAGCGACTGGAGCTGCTGCGCGAGATGCTGCCGAGTGCGGCAACGGTGGGCGTGCTCGTCAATCCGAAGAACCCGGCGGCGGAGTCCGAATTGAAGGACATCCACGCTGCGGCCGCGGCGCTGCGGGTAAAGGTTGCCGTGCGTAACGCAGGTAGCGAACGAGAGATCGACGAGGCCTTTGCAGCATTTGCGCAGCAGCGCGTCAACGCCGTCACGTTTGCTGCGGATGCAGTGTTCAATGCACGTCGCAAGCAAGTCATTGCGTTGGCGGCGCAGCATCGGCTGGTGACGATGTACTTCTACCGGGCGTTCACCGACGATGGCGGGCTCATCAGCTACGGCGGCCATGACACCGATTCGTACCGCATGGCGGGCGTTTACGCCGGACGCATTCTGAAAGGCGAACGGCCGGGAAACCTCCCCGTGCAGCAGTCGACCAAGGTCGAGCTCGTCATCAACATGAAAACGGCGAAGGCCGCCGGCGTACAGATACCGCCTTCGCTGATTGCGCGCGCAGACGCCTTGATTGACTAA
- a CDS encoding cupin domain-containing protein, with amino-acid sequence MKRASTYLFVSAALVALSLPVGHAQERQGIKSTPLAKKAVSGMPDKELLILSIELEPGGASGLHTHPGDEHGTVVEGNLMVKIGDEEYKPVNAGETFSAPLGTVMGIMNKSDKPTKVIGVLLVDKGKPYSTPVK; translated from the coding sequence ATGAAAAGAGCTTCAACGTATCTGTTCGTCTCAGCCGCATTGGTCGCGTTGTCCCTGCCCGTCGGCCATGCGCAGGAGCGGCAAGGCATCAAGTCGACACCGCTTGCCAAAAAGGCCGTCAGCGGCATGCCGGACAAGGAGTTGCTGATCCTTTCGATCGAGCTCGAGCCCGGCGGCGCCAGCGGGCTTCATACACATCCGGGCGACGAGCACGGGACGGTCGTAGAGGGCAACTTGATGGTGAAGATCGGCGACGAGGAGTACAAGCCTGTGAACGCCGGCGAGACGTTCTCGGCACCGCTGGGCACTGTCATGGGCATCATGAACAAGAGCGACAAGCCGACCAAAGTGATCGGCGTTCTGCTGGTCGACAAAGGTAAGCCGTACTCCACACCCGTCAAGTAA
- a CDS encoding tripartite tricarboxylate transporter substrate binding protein, with translation MRSSRTKAIKQHVFGALSTTLIFAAAGAWAQPVYPQKPVRMIVPFPPGGGIDHVTRVLAPKLAKAWGKPVVVENLPGAAGSVGAERISKSTPDGHALLLTGDAAMTTNVALYPALKYDPTRDFAPITMIAVMPNIVVVHPSLPVKSMKQLVALAKARPDEISYASAGAGTSQHLGAELLKSVSGVDMLHVPYKGNAQILPDLLAGRVAVWFGTMVNTLPLVHEGKVRALAVTSATRVSSAPEMPTVAESGFPGFEAVAWAGLLAPARTPDAVVHKIHDEVIRAIALREVQAKFVDAGMEIVGNSPDDFAARIKSEITTKGKLVKAAGAKAD, from the coding sequence ATGCGAAGCAGCCGCACCAAGGCCATCAAACAACACGTGTTCGGCGCGCTGTCGACGACGCTCATATTCGCAGCCGCCGGCGCGTGGGCTCAGCCCGTTTATCCTCAGAAGCCCGTTCGCATGATCGTCCCCTTCCCGCCCGGCGGCGGGATCGACCACGTCACGCGCGTGCTCGCACCGAAGCTCGCGAAGGCGTGGGGGAAGCCGGTCGTAGTCGAGAATCTGCCGGGGGCCGCGGGCAGCGTCGGCGCGGAGCGTATCTCGAAATCAACGCCCGATGGTCATGCGCTCCTGCTCACGGGCGATGCCGCCATGACGACGAACGTTGCGCTCTACCCTGCGCTCAAATACGACCCGACGCGCGATTTTGCGCCGATCACGATGATCGCAGTGATGCCGAACATCGTCGTCGTGCATCCTTCGCTTCCTGTAAAGAGCATGAAACAGCTCGTGGCGCTCGCAAAAGCGCGTCCGGATGAGATCAGCTACGCGTCCGCCGGCGCCGGAACTTCGCAGCATCTCGGCGCCGAGCTGCTGAAAAGCGTCAGTGGCGTCGACATGCTGCACGTGCCGTACAAGGGCAACGCGCAGATCCTGCCCGATCTCCTCGCCGGCCGCGTTGCCGTGTGGTTCGGGACGATGGTCAACACGCTGCCGCTGGTGCATGAAGGCAAGGTGCGCGCCCTCGCGGTGACCTCCGCTACGCGCGTGAGCTCCGCCCCCGAGATGCCGACGGTTGCCGAGAGCGGTTTCCCCGGTTTCGAAGCCGTCGCGTGGGCGGGCCTTCTGGCGCCGGCTCGCACGCCTGATGCCGTGGTCCACAAGATCCACGACGAGGTGATTCGCGCGATCGCGCTGCGTGAGGTACAGGCGAAGTTCGTGGACGCCGGCATGGAGATCGTCGGCAACTCCCCGGACGACTTCGCGGCCCGGATCAAATCCGAGATCACTACCAAAGGCAAGCTGGTAAAAGCGGCCGGCGCGAAAGCCGACTGA
- a CDS encoding Crp/Fnr family transcriptional regulator, translated as MRAAIAARRVGLDDIDGLVKQGIVKAYPRNAVIVNEGDDTDAFYLIISGRVKVYLSDDQGREIVLTTQEAGDYFGEMVLDGGPRSASVMTLEPSRLAVLPKRNFRAFLESHPTFSSHLVERLIGRVRELTGNVKSLALMDVYGRVARLLLDLAVEENGRWVITEKLTQQDIADRVGSSREMISRIFKDLTAGGYMSIDKRRITLLRQPPRHW; from the coding sequence ATGAGAGCGGCAATTGCGGCAAGGCGCGTCGGCCTGGACGATATCGACGGGCTCGTGAAGCAAGGTATCGTCAAGGCGTATCCGAGGAACGCGGTGATCGTCAACGAGGGCGACGACACCGACGCTTTCTATCTGATCATTTCCGGCCGCGTGAAGGTTTACCTCAGCGACGATCAGGGGCGCGAGATCGTGCTCACGACGCAGGAGGCCGGCGATTATTTCGGCGAGATGGTGCTCGACGGCGGACCCAGGTCCGCTTCGGTCATGACGCTCGAGCCGTCTCGTCTGGCCGTGCTCCCCAAGCGCAACTTCCGTGCATTTCTCGAGTCGCATCCGACGTTCTCGTCGCATCTCGTCGAGCGCCTGATCGGCCGCGTGCGGGAGCTCACCGGAAACGTGAAGAGCCTCGCGCTGATGGACGTCTACGGCCGGGTGGCACGTCTTCTGCTCGATCTGGCGGTCGAGGAGAACGGCCGCTGGGTTATCACCGAAAAATTGACGCAGCAGGACATCGCCGATCGTGTCGGGTCGTCGCGCGAAATGATCAGTCGCATCTTCAAGGATTTGACCGCCGGCGGCTACATGAGCATCGACAAGAGGCGCATCACGCTCCTGCGACAGCCGCCGCGGCACTGGTAA
- a CDS encoding type II toxin-antitoxin system VapB family antitoxin → MKTTIDIADPLLEKARRVAEREGTTVKALVEAGLRRVIDEREQRGKFRLRRASFKGRGLQPGAQGASWDRLREMAYEGRGD, encoded by the coding sequence ATGAAAACGACGATCGATATCGCGGATCCCCTGCTCGAGAAGGCGCGGCGGGTCGCAGAGCGCGAAGGAACGACGGTCAAGGCCCTGGTCGAAGCCGGCCTTCGACGCGTCATCGACGAGCGCGAGCAGCGCGGCAAATTCCGGCTGCGCCGTGCCAGCTTCAAAGGACGCGGCTTGCAGCCCGGCGCGCAGGGCGCGTCCTGGGATCGATTGCGTGAAATGGCCTACGAGGGACGCGGCGATTGA
- a CDS encoding TA system VapC family ribonuclease toxin, with amino-acid sequence MIAVDTNILVYAHREDAEFHDVAAARMRELAEGRGQWCIPWPCVHEFFAIATHPRIFAPPTPSAKAIDQIEAWVESPTLTLLSESTAHWSELRRLLEGARISGPQVHDARVAALCIQHGVRELWTADRDFSRFPGLMAVNPLIPR; translated from the coding sequence TTGATCGCCGTCGACACGAACATCCTCGTTTACGCGCACCGGGAGGACGCCGAGTTCCACGACGTCGCCGCGGCGCGCATGCGCGAGCTCGCGGAAGGCCGCGGCCAATGGTGCATCCCGTGGCCGTGCGTGCACGAATTCTTCGCGATCGCGACGCACCCACGCATATTCGCTCCACCCACGCCTTCAGCGAAAGCGATCGATCAGATCGAGGCCTGGGTGGAATCGCCCACGCTCACGCTGCTGTCCGAGTCCACTGCGCACTGGAGCGAGCTCCGGCGCCTGCTGGAGGGGGCTCGCATTTCCGGACCGCAGGTGCATGACGCGCGGGTCGCCGCGCTGTGCATCCAGCACGGCGTGCGCGAGCTGTGGACCGCCGATCGCGACTTCAGCCGTTTCCCGGGACTCATGGCCGTAAACCCGCTGATACCGCGCTGA